One Turneriella parva DSM 21527 genomic region harbors:
- a CDS encoding efflux RND transporter permease subunit: MKEKSLITERARFFWFLGLALALYGFFSWFTVAKEEDPRIKPRFGTVNVIYPGESPSELNSFVVREIEKELTAVRGIENVDIRIRPEFAFVRIELKGSVATDAAITREWDEVENALRRAELKFPKGVIPPALNRKTLDQEAILIALTGPAADRHRALIVLENRVLRIKNVASAVRIGDDGRQITLALDKSRLASSGLTAQQILSQLSAANQRLGGGSFDAGGEKINVKPHNGFESISEIENFSLIAKNGGTITLKTLARVSETERRPLADEMRFNSKPASALGIVARSGIDLVAFGDQVAAAVKEFQPGPGVEIVILNSQPEFVRGRLSELAFALLESMAILGAMMLVTMGFRVGLLVTLMLPVVGLITLALNGIAGGVLQQISIAAFVMSLGLLIDNIIVVAESVQEKLDSGLGKAEAAVSTVKTFTVPLLSSTLTTVASFLPMLLARGTTAEFTFAIPAIAITALSVSWLAAVYLTPAFAAAWLRPGTSRQWPFLSKVADLIAETVLQRTRRIGYGLVVLLVVAILSAVTVGQKFFPSADRNQLVVEIVYPEGTALSRTRSAVEQVERFLSQSPHVSGFAAFVGRSTPRFYYNLNQEPNSPQLAQVLVLTRGQKYHAALRKELASLPIDKSPRLIVRSLEQGPPIPAPVEIRLMGDEALPYAEKMVTALQSLQGIGTLRHDSEGTIREFALRGRDGQLAENGLTRADLALATLATTRGIEAGFYRTSDETLPIVVGYPEGENASSKSLAAAVVGQTTDRAILVGASAVASEHRHPGIINRRNRENVVRILAETDNKLNSAQTLSVAKSYLTANPLPEGVRFEIGGEFGESLKANGAILAALPLAMIILIAILIWEFNSIRLTAIIMTAVPTAALGIMPGLAIGRQPMGFMGMLALFALIGIVVNNGILLIDRFRSAEEEGLDRNSAVRTGILERLRPILLTSGSTILGMVPLTFTNSTLWPPFAWAMISGLAVSTLFTLFIVPWLYAKMAWRKPAARLLSAAALLLLFVPGISADDTKVQPISITEVIEGAARSPAAKAAWHRAAAAKAGKNTEILGVWGPRVTAGAEYIVRDREFFLQTPFGQFPYGRQNYGQVGVELYQTLWSSEGALAKIPSSTLRSEAADLMARWETMSAQHTAIGRFYDCAEISARSDVLKDRLKNINQLRIELKRLIRGGKARDIDDAKAAMRLAEAQNSLQSLADAAAACEADLGRLTNSEGARRPESRASALQPKTEQIALDKRADLQALALLVEAARKERDGILLESMPEIYARGNYTHFGARQFTPEDWFQASVGARIRILDGGTQITRRQVKDAAYEEKNQQYIDALKAARVQLDDIETRYRTADGQFLAIQSELKAAEERLSGERARVNQGRVAATDLLEALDIYWRRREALALTELQAERLNWTRAYLKGELLK; the protein is encoded by the coding sequence ATGAAAGAGAAATCCCTCATCACCGAACGGGCGAGGTTCTTCTGGTTTCTGGGCCTCGCTTTGGCGCTCTATGGATTTTTTTCATGGTTCACCGTCGCGAAAGAAGAAGATCCGCGCATCAAGCCCCGGTTTGGCACGGTGAACGTCATCTACCCCGGGGAATCACCCTCTGAACTCAATAGCTTCGTGGTGCGCGAGATCGAAAAAGAACTCACGGCGGTACGCGGTATCGAAAACGTCGACATACGCATTCGGCCAGAATTTGCCTTCGTGCGCATTGAGCTCAAAGGCTCCGTTGCGACAGACGCAGCCATCACGCGCGAGTGGGATGAAGTCGAAAACGCGCTGCGCCGTGCCGAGTTGAAGTTTCCCAAAGGTGTTATACCACCTGCGCTCAACCGCAAGACCCTCGACCAGGAAGCGATACTCATCGCCCTCACCGGCCCGGCAGCCGATCGCCACCGGGCTCTCATCGTGCTTGAGAATCGGGTTCTGCGCATTAAGAATGTCGCCTCGGCAGTGCGAATCGGTGACGACGGAAGGCAAATTACCCTCGCACTCGACAAGTCACGCCTCGCCTCGTCGGGGCTTACCGCCCAGCAGATTCTTTCGCAGCTCTCGGCGGCAAACCAGAGACTTGGTGGCGGTAGTTTCGATGCTGGCGGCGAAAAAATCAATGTCAAACCGCACAATGGCTTCGAAAGCATCAGTGAAATCGAGAATTTTTCGCTGATCGCGAAAAATGGGGGAACGATCACTCTGAAGACACTTGCACGCGTGAGCGAAACTGAACGCAGACCCTTGGCCGATGAAATGCGCTTCAACAGTAAACCGGCTTCAGCGCTTGGCATTGTTGCGCGCAGCGGAATCGATTTGGTAGCCTTCGGCGATCAGGTCGCCGCGGCGGTTAAAGAGTTTCAACCGGGCCCGGGCGTTGAAATCGTGATTCTGAATTCACAGCCCGAATTTGTACGCGGCCGCCTCAGCGAACTTGCTTTCGCGCTGCTCGAAAGCATGGCGATTCTCGGGGCGATGATGCTCGTCACGATGGGGTTTCGCGTCGGGTTGCTCGTGACGCTGATGCTGCCGGTTGTTGGGCTGATCACGCTCGCTCTCAATGGCATCGCAGGTGGCGTATTACAGCAGATTTCGATCGCGGCGTTCGTCATGTCGTTGGGGCTGCTGATCGACAACATCATTGTTGTGGCCGAAAGCGTTCAGGAAAAACTCGATAGTGGTCTCGGCAAGGCCGAGGCAGCGGTGAGTACCGTGAAAACATTCACTGTCCCGCTGCTCTCGTCTACATTGACGACCGTTGCCTCGTTTCTGCCGATGCTTCTCGCCAGGGGAACAACGGCAGAATTCACCTTCGCAATACCCGCGATTGCCATTACCGCGCTTTCTGTCAGCTGGCTCGCTGCGGTGTATCTCACGCCTGCCTTTGCAGCCGCCTGGCTGAGACCCGGCACCTCGAGGCAGTGGCCGTTTCTCAGCAAAGTTGCCGACCTGATTGCAGAGACCGTGCTGCAGCGTACGCGGCGCATCGGCTATGGTCTTGTAGTTCTGCTCGTCGTGGCAATTCTTTCGGCCGTGACGGTGGGGCAGAAGTTTTTCCCTTCTGCTGACCGTAACCAGCTGGTGGTAGAGATAGTCTACCCTGAGGGCACGGCGCTCTCGCGCACACGCTCTGCCGTAGAGCAGGTCGAGCGCTTTCTGAGCCAGTCGCCCCATGTCTCTGGCTTTGCAGCCTTTGTCGGCCGTTCGACTCCGCGATTTTATTACAATCTGAACCAAGAACCCAATTCACCGCAGCTGGCGCAGGTGCTTGTTCTGACGCGGGGGCAGAAATACCACGCTGCTTTACGAAAAGAGCTGGCTTCATTGCCGATCGATAAATCGCCGCGCCTGATCGTGCGCAGTCTTGAACAGGGCCCGCCGATACCAGCACCGGTTGAAATCCGCCTTATGGGCGACGAAGCTCTGCCTTATGCCGAAAAAATGGTAACAGCACTCCAGAGCTTGCAGGGAATCGGTACTCTGCGCCACGACTCTGAAGGCACCATCAGAGAATTTGCGCTGCGGGGCCGTGACGGCCAGCTTGCAGAGAACGGACTGACGCGCGCCGATCTGGCACTCGCCACGCTCGCGACAACGCGCGGTATCGAGGCGGGCTTCTATAGAACGAGTGACGAAACCTTGCCGATAGTTGTCGGCTACCCTGAAGGGGAAAATGCGAGCAGTAAAAGTCTCGCTGCCGCGGTCGTTGGGCAAACGACTGATCGGGCGATATTGGTTGGTGCCAGCGCGGTGGCGTCGGAGCACCGGCACCCCGGTATTATCAATCGCCGCAACCGGGAGAATGTGGTGCGCATTCTGGCTGAGACCGATAACAAACTGAACAGTGCCCAAACACTTTCGGTCGCGAAGTCATACCTGACCGCAAATCCGCTGCCGGAGGGTGTGCGTTTTGAAATCGGGGGTGAATTCGGAGAGTCATTAAAAGCGAATGGGGCAATTCTGGCTGCCTTGCCGCTCGCCATGATTATTCTGATCGCGATTCTGATTTGGGAGTTTAACTCAATCAGGCTGACGGCAATCATCATGACGGCCGTGCCCACGGCTGCGCTGGGCATTATGCCCGGCCTTGCAATCGGCAGGCAGCCGATGGGGTTCATGGGTATGCTCGCGCTTTTTGCTCTGATCGGTATCGTCGTGAACAATGGAATATTGCTCATCGATCGTTTCAGGTCCGCAGAAGAAGAGGGTCTTGACCGAAACAGCGCCGTGCGCACCGGCATTCTCGAACGCCTGCGCCCCATTCTGCTGACGAGCGGCTCGACAATACTCGGCATGGTGCCGCTGACGTTCACGAACTCGACTTTGTGGCCGCCGTTCGCGTGGGCGATGATCTCAGGGCTTGCGGTTTCGACGCTTTTCACGCTATTCATCGTACCGTGGCTGTATGCGAAAATGGCGTGGCGAAAACCAGCCGCACGCCTGCTGAGCGCTGCAGCTCTGCTCTTGCTTTTCGTGCCGGGTATTTCTGCCGACGACACGAAGGTTCAGCCGATCTCCATTACCGAAGTCATCGAGGGTGCGGCGCGATCACCGGCGGCAAAAGCTGCATGGCACCGCGCTGCGGCGGCCAAAGCCGGCAAGAACACTGAAATTCTGGGCGTGTGGGGGCCGCGCGTCACAGCAGGAGCCGAATACATCGTTCGTGACCGCGAATTTTTTCTGCAGACGCCCTTTGGGCAGTTTCCTTATGGCAGGCAAAACTACGGTCAGGTGGGTGTTGAACTCTACCAGACTCTCTGGTCGTCAGAGGGAGCTTTGGCGAAAATACCCTCGAGCACTCTGCGCTCTGAGGCGGCCGACCTGATGGCGCGGTGGGAGACCATGAGTGCGCAGCACACGGCAATTGGGCGTTTCTACGACTGCGCAGAAATTTCTGCACGCAGCGACGTTCTCAAAGACCGCCTGAAAAATATCAATCAGTTGCGAATAGAATTGAAGCGCCTGATCAGAGGCGGTAAGGCCCGTGATATCGACGATGCGAAAGCGGCAATGCGGCTGGCTGAGGCACAGAATTCGCTGCAGTCGCTGGCCGACGCCGCGGCGGCATGCGAGGCCGACCTCGGCCGACTGACCAACTCTGAAGGCGCCCGCAGACCCGAAAGTCGCGCTTCGGCACTTCAGCCGAAAACTGAACAGATTGCGCTCGATAAACGAGCAGATCTGCAGGCACTTGCCTTGCTCGTCGAAGCCGCGCGAAAAGAGCGCGATGGCATTCTGCTCGAGTCAATGCCCGAAATCTATGCGCGCGGCAATTACACGCATTTCGGGGCGCGACAGTTCACCCCCGAAGACTGGTTTCAGGCTTCGGTCGGCGCACGCATACGCATACTCGACGGCGGTACACAGATTACCCGCCGCCAGGTAAAAGATGCCGCGTACGAAGAGAAGAACCAACAGTACATAGATGCTCTTAAAGCTGCGCGGGTTCAACTCGACGATATCGAGACGCGGTATAGAACCGCAGATGGTCAATTTCTGGCCATTCAATCTGAACTCAAAGCCGCCGAAGAGCGCCTGTCTGGTGAGAGGGCCAGGGTGAACCAGGGTCGCGTTGCCGCAACCGATTTGCTCGAGGCACTCGATATCTATTGGCGCCGCAGAGAGGCCCTGGCTCTGACAGAGCTGCAGGCCGAGCGTCTGAACTGGACACGGGCCTACCTAAAGGGAGAGCTTTTGAAATAA
- a CDS encoding SRPBCC domain-containing protein produces MRKCILLPIAALTIFSACQSTGPSIAKSRSYEEQINWPEEFKPEEASFYIHNSIEINAPAEAVWRELIDATRWPEWYEGAENVQIQNGQSLLQDDSVFTWSTMGLNFVSTVKEYVPNCRLSWRSQKAVIQGYHAWLIIPRGKGVLLITDESQRGFLTFFQKVFVPNKLSRLHDIWLAGIKKRAEAKVGI; encoded by the coding sequence ATGCGTAAATGTATCTTGCTGCCCATTGCAGCTCTGACGATCTTTAGCGCCTGCCAGTCTACGGGGCCATCGATAGCCAAAAGCCGAAGCTACGAAGAGCAGATTAACTGGCCTGAAGAATTCAAGCCTGAAGAGGCAAGCTTCTACATACACAATTCGATAGAGATCAATGCGCCCGCCGAAGCCGTATGGCGCGAGCTCATCGACGCCACGCGCTGGCCTGAATGGTACGAGGGCGCAGAAAACGTGCAAATTCAGAACGGACAGAGCTTGCTGCAAGATGACAGCGTCTTCACCTGGTCGACGATGGGGCTAAATTTTGTGTCGACCGTCAAAGAGTATGTACCTAACTGCAGACTCTCGTGGCGCTCGCAAAAAGCCGTAATTCAGGGCTACCATGCCTGGCTGATAATTCCGCGCGGCAAGGGTGTGCTACTCATCACTGACGAGTCGCAACGCGGCTTTCTAACCTTTTTTCAGAAAGTGTTCGTGCCGAATAAGCTCTCGCGACTGCACGATATCTGGTTGGCGGGCATCAAAAAACGCGCTGAGGCGAAAGTCGGCATATGA
- a CDS encoding SDR family NAD(P)-dependent oxidoreductase, whose translation MQLTEKEKSRLHKKYGPWALVTGASSGIGKSVAENLASAGFHLALVARRKAELEVQAEYYRNKFGVECFVHKEDLSDINAPARLAKATANLRVGLVVLSAGFGTSGEFHRGDLQTEIEMLRVNVETVMRLCHYFGGQFAYQKRGGIILLSSLVAFQGVPYAAHYAATKAYVQSLGEALAVELKSHGVDVLVAAPGPVASGFGQRAQMQMGNPPDAARIGAPILRKLGRGYLVMPGALSKLLIFSLKTVPRRFGVRIMQIIMGSMTKDKRSQYA comes from the coding sequence ATGCAATTAACGGAAAAAGAAAAATCAAGACTGCACAAAAAATATGGCCCCTGGGCGCTTGTGACCGGCGCATCGTCGGGTATCGGTAAAAGTGTCGCAGAAAATCTGGCCTCGGCAGGCTTTCACCTCGCATTGGTCGCAAGACGCAAAGCAGAGCTCGAGGTTCAGGCAGAATATTACCGCAACAAGTTTGGAGTCGAGTGTTTTGTTCACAAAGAAGACCTGAGCGACATCAATGCACCGGCGCGGTTGGCAAAAGCAACGGCGAACCTGCGCGTGGGCTTGGTCGTGTTATCGGCGGGCTTCGGTACATCGGGTGAGTTTCACCGCGGTGATCTGCAAACAGAAATCGAAATGCTGCGCGTCAATGTCGAAACGGTGATGCGCCTCTGCCATTATTTCGGCGGGCAGTTCGCATACCAGAAGCGGGGCGGAATTATTTTGCTGAGTTCGCTGGTGGCTTTTCAGGGCGTGCCTTACGCGGCGCATTACGCGGCGACCAAGGCGTACGTTCAGTCTTTGGGCGAAGCTCTCGCTGTTGAACTTAAGTCTCACGGCGTCGACGTGTTGGTGGCTGCGCCTGGCCCGGTCGCCAGCGGCTTTGGCCAACGTGCACAAATGCAGATGGGTAACCCACCAGATGCTGCGCGCATCGGCGCCCCCATCTTGCGTAAACTCGGCAGGGGTTACCTGGTTATGCCCGGTGCACTCAGCAAACTGCTGATCTTTTCGCTGAAGACCGTGCCACGCCGGTTCGGCGTCAGAATAATGCAAATAATTATGGGTTCAATGACAAAAGATAAGAGGAGTCAATATGCGTAA
- a CDS encoding MBL fold metallo-hydrolase — protein MRPLPLILALATLPHCASAPNLPASDHFNGSVFYNDPPAEHMGALAMARHVMFGRSSNWPGEMRPVGQQEARALKADTIRITFINHATLLIEFGQVAILTDPVWSTRVGPYAWAGPRRATEPGIAFEQLPRITAVVISHNHFDHLDLPTLRRLKTAFDPQFIVPLAVADLIHGEVSPRVTELDWWQSFSGAGYKVVMTPARHNSRRGLFDQDKTLWASYAIFADKTHFVYFAGDTAYGGHFREIRQRLGSPVAALLPIGAYEPNEIMRHAHVNPAEAVRAHRDLASPLSIAMHFGTFNLTAEDIDSPAKDLLNASENAKLKSGEFVVLREGDYRDIRTKEK, from the coding sequence GTGCGCCCCCTGCCGCTCATTTTGGCGCTCGCAACGCTGCCCCACTGCGCTTCGGCGCCCAATCTGCCCGCGAGCGATCACTTCAACGGCTCGGTTTTCTATAACGACCCGCCTGCCGAACACATGGGCGCCCTCGCAATGGCGCGCCATGTCATGTTTGGCAGAAGCAGCAACTGGCCGGGCGAAATGCGGCCTGTGGGCCAGCAAGAAGCGCGGGCGCTGAAAGCTGACACGATAAGAATTACTTTCATCAACCACGCGACGCTGCTTATCGAATTCGGGCAGGTCGCAATACTGACTGACCCGGTTTGGTCGACGCGGGTCGGCCCCTATGCGTGGGCGGGGCCAAGGCGGGCTACCGAGCCAGGCATTGCGTTTGAACAGCTGCCCAGAATCACCGCGGTGGTGATCAGCCATAACCACTTCGATCATCTCGACCTGCCGACGCTGCGCCGGCTCAAGACGGCATTTGATCCTCAATTTATTGTACCACTCGCAGTTGCCGATCTCATTCACGGTGAAGTTTCACCCAGAGTCACCGAACTCGACTGGTGGCAGTCTTTTTCGGGCGCAGGCTACAAGGTAGTGATGACTCCCGCCCGGCACAATTCGCGCCGCGGCCTTTTTGATCAGGACAAAACTCTCTGGGCTTCTTACGCGATCTTTGCTGATAAAACGCACTTCGTCTATTTCGCAGGAGATACAGCGTACGGCGGCCATTTTCGCGAAATCAGACAGCGGCTCGGTTCACCCGTCGCAGCGCTCTTGCCGATTGGTGCGTATGAACCCAACGAGATCATGCGCCACGCGCATGTGAACCCGGCTGAGGCAGTCAGAGCGCACCGTGACCTGGCTTCACCGCTCTCGATCGCGATGCACTTCGGCACGTTTAACCTCACTGCTGAAGACATCGATTCGCCGGCCAAAGATCTGCTCAACGCAAGCGAAAATGCAAAACTCAAAAGCGGAGAGTTCGTGGTGCTGCGCGAAGGCGACTATCGTGATATTAGAACTAAGGAGAAGTAA
- a CDS encoding TetR/AcrR family transcriptional regulator produces MAKKKPAEPEIDDLKTAVLAESLRIIRSEGVGALSIRRVARNLGFSHAAPYRHFPTQQHIFAALTERGFELFSGALKANLPPLYQTEQLENRLREMCHNYFRFVFENPDYYQYIFGPPRFDHHQFPELQQKGTGSFEILTEQIAAMVHAGAIAQGDVVALSMFVFSTMHGASSLMLNGVTEHLVADPERRELLTKFIEQKIIAALKQH; encoded by the coding sequence ATGGCCAAAAAGAAGCCAGCTGAGCCTGAAATTGATGATCTGAAAACGGCTGTGCTCGCAGAATCACTGCGCATTATCCGCAGCGAAGGGGTGGGGGCTCTGTCGATTCGCCGCGTCGCGCGTAACCTGGGCTTCTCGCATGCTGCGCCTTACCGGCATTTTCCCACGCAGCAGCATATATTTGCAGCCCTGACGGAGCGGGGGTTCGAATTATTTTCGGGCGCGCTCAAGGCAAACTTACCCCCGCTTTACCAGACCGAACAGCTTGAAAACCGGCTGCGCGAGATGTGCCACAACTATTTTCGCTTCGTATTCGAGAACCCAGACTATTATCAGTACATTTTTGGGCCGCCACGCTTTGACCACCACCAATTTCCCGAATTGCAGCAAAAGGGCACCGGCTCGTTCGAAATTCTGACCGAACAGATCGCGGCGATGGTGCACGCAGGGGCAATCGCGCAGGGCGATGTGGTGGCGCTTTCGATGTTTGTGTTTTCGACGATGCATGGCGCATCATCTTTGATGCTGAACGGCGTCACTGAGCACCTGGTCGCTGACCCTGAAAGACGCGAGTTGCTGACGAAGTTTATTGAGCAAAAAATTATCGCCGCGCTTAAGCAACATTAG
- a CDS encoding RNA polymerase sigma factor encodes MNSLTEKVAQIARDSRAKLVANLAARSGDIAGAEDAVAEAFRTALEDWPANGIPQNPEGWLFTVAVRRHADQYRRRGRETELTDSYAAVSQDTSTPELSDERLGLFFVCAHPGIDENVRAALMLQTILGLDADRIASAYLVSPAAMAKRLVRAKNKIRISKIPFVVPEIDELADRTAAVLEAIYGAYGLGHDHVDGGAVTRVGLADEAIYLARMLSEVLPQSAETLGLLSLMLFSAARTGARRDAAGAYVPLEKQDPKLWRVDFIVEADAALKRAAAMQAFGPFQLEAAIQAVHTARGVTGQTDWQAICRLYAGLIDMQPTVGARVGYAAALMQNKNLTDAEDQLAIITGEAVNYQPYWAVQAELMLVKGDRLRARDSFKRAAALAGDGAIRQFLYDRMRATNVA; translated from the coding sequence GTGAATTCGCTCACCGAGAAAGTTGCCCAGATCGCGCGTGATTCACGCGCGAAACTGGTCGCAAACCTCGCCGCGCGGTCGGGCGATATCGCGGGTGCCGAAGATGCCGTCGCCGAAGCATTCCGCACCGCGCTCGAAGACTGGCCCGCGAATGGTATTCCACAGAATCCCGAAGGCTGGCTATTTACGGTTGCCGTCAGGCGCCATGCAGATCAATATCGCAGACGCGGCCGCGAAACCGAACTTACCGACAGCTACGCCGCAGTTTCACAAGACACTAGCACGCCCGAATTGTCGGACGAGCGTTTAGGGTTATTTTTCGTCTGCGCGCACCCCGGCATCGATGAAAATGTACGCGCTGCGCTGATGCTTCAGACTATTCTGGGTCTCGACGCAGACCGCATTGCTTCTGCCTACCTGGTCTCGCCTGCAGCGATGGCGAAACGCCTCGTGCGCGCGAAAAACAAGATACGCATCAGCAAAATACCGTTCGTTGTTCCCGAGATCGACGAACTTGCAGACCGCACAGCTGCAGTGCTCGAGGCAATCTACGGCGCTTATGGCCTCGGCCATGACCACGTCGATGGGGGCGCCGTAACGCGGGTCGGGCTCGCCGACGAAGCTATCTACCTCGCGCGCATGCTCAGCGAGGTACTGCCACAAAGCGCCGAGACACTGGGCCTGCTTTCGCTCATGCTCTTTTCAGCGGCGCGGACCGGTGCCAGACGCGACGCAGCAGGTGCTTATGTTCCACTGGAAAAACAAGACCCAAAACTCTGGCGGGTAGATTTCATCGTCGAAGCAGACGCAGCGCTCAAACGCGCGGCAGCGATGCAGGCTTTCGGCCCATTTCAACTTGAGGCGGCGATTCAGGCAGTTCACACCGCCCGGGGCGTCACCGGCCAAACCGATTGGCAGGCGATCTGCAGACTCTATGCGGGTCTGATCGATATGCAACCCACGGTCGGTGCCCGCGTCGGTTATGCTGCCGCGTTGATGCAGAATAAAAATCTGACCGACGCAGAAGACCAGCTTGCGATCATAACAGGCGAAGCGGTGAACTATCAGCCTTACTGGGCGGTTCAGGCTGAACTGATGCTTGTAAAGGGTGACAGACTTAGGGCCAGAGATTCTTTCAAGAGGGCGGCTGCGCTCGCGGGCGATGGGGCTATTCGCCAATTTCTCTATGACCGCATGCGGGCGACTAATGTTGCTTAA
- a CDS encoding YciI family protein yields the protein MQYMLMMYETNKELQRRNTAEAGQYWGAWSAYVEALNAAKIIVNGDGLQPPETATTLRIQNGKRHVQDGPFADAKEQLGGYFIIEVENLDQALEWASRAPCAAAGGVEVRPVLPPMPG from the coding sequence ATGCAATACATGCTCATGATGTACGAAACGAACAAAGAGCTACAACGGCGCAATACAGCCGAAGCCGGGCAATATTGGGGTGCCTGGTCGGCTTATGTCGAGGCACTCAACGCAGCGAAGATCATCGTCAACGGAGATGGTCTGCAACCACCCGAAACGGCGACGACGCTGCGCATCCAGAATGGCAAGCGCCATGTGCAAGACGGCCCGTTCGCCGACGCGAAAGAACAACTCGGGGGTTACTTCATCATTGAAGTCGAAAATCTCGACCAGGCACTCGAATGGGCGAGCCGGGCACCTTGCGCCGCTGCGGGCGGCGTTGAAGTGCGCCCTGTTTTGCCCCCGATGCCCGGGTGA
- a CDS encoding pirin family protein, translating into MLNLQEHQMSAGFRTKSLRGGMLPMGHILNVDHFTMALPTFPPHPHAGFSAVTYMLPWSKGAFVNRDSLGDPSLIAPGDLHWTLAGSGMMHEEIPEKPGTDCEGLQIFVKLRDGNELAKPRAFHVSHGSFPEVNAPGMRIRILVGEWKGVKSEIPEQENTTMLHLSVDHAAEIDLPVQRDAFAFVLRGRGEINGEAAAAGAAAALAPGLNRFTGENLEILLGVSDAMPKKPHFAGPFCMFDTNELENARRRFATGGMGALSPSF; encoded by the coding sequence ATGCTGAATTTGCAAGAACACCAGATGTCCGCAGGTTTCAGGACTAAAAGTCTGCGCGGCGGTATGCTGCCGATGGGGCACATTCTGAACGTCGATCATTTTACCATGGCATTGCCGACTTTTCCCCCGCACCCGCATGCCGGCTTTTCTGCGGTGACGTACATGCTGCCGTGGTCGAAAGGCGCGTTCGTCAACCGTGACAGTCTGGGCGATCCATCACTCATAGCACCGGGTGACCTGCACTGGACGCTCGCGGGTTCGGGCATGATGCACGAAGAGATTCCCGAAAAGCCGGGCACCGATTGCGAGGGACTGCAGATATTCGTAAAACTCAGGGATGGTAATGAACTCGCGAAACCGCGGGCGTTTCATGTGAGCCACGGGAGTTTTCCCGAGGTGAATGCGCCGGGGATGCGCATACGCATTTTGGTCGGCGAATGGAAGGGAGTCAAAAGCGAGATACCCGAGCAAGAGAACACGACGATGCTGCACCTCAGTGTCGACCATGCGGCTGAAATCGATTTGCCCGTGCAGCGCGATGCCTTTGCGTTCGTGCTGCGCGGCCGTGGCGAAATCAATGGTGAAGCCGCAGCAGCGGGTGCCGCAGCCGCGCTCGCACCGGGGCTCAACAGATTTACGGGCGAAAATCTTGAAATCTTGCTCGGCGTCAGCGACGCTATGCCGAAGAAACCTCATTTCGCAGGGCCGTTCTGCATGTTCGACACGAACGAACTCGAAAATGCCAGGCGCCGGTTTGCAACAGGCGGCATGGGCGCGCTTTCGCCGTCGTTCTGA